In a single window of the Deltaproteobacteria bacterium genome:
- a CDS encoding type II toxin-antitoxin system HicB family antitoxin — MPYCPYVRTKGSGGTKLRYVVTIEREADGRFIASVPEVAGCYVYGRTRRQAVSRARSSLQFYVDSLRDQGRKPPKQPLVAVEVVVAA; from the coding sequence ATCCCGTATTGTCCGTACGTGCGCACCAAAGGCTCCGGCGGGACGAAGCTTCGATACGTCGTCACGATCGAGCGTGAGGCTGACGGTCGTTTCATTGCCTCGGTGCCGGAGGTCGCTGGTTGTTACGTGTATGGACGGACACGGCGACAGGCGGTCTCGCGAGCCCGGAGCTCACTTCAGTTCTACGTCGATTCGCTCCGTGACCAGGGCCGCAAACCGCCCAAACAGCCGCTGGTTGCCGTGGAAGTCGTCGTCGCTGCGTAG